Proteins found in one Alicyclobacillus cycloheptanicus genomic segment:
- a CDS encoding HAD-IIA family hydrolase: MDSHPAWRVALLDLDGTLCLGTHAIPGAPAFVERLRRRGMQPVFFTNNATRTPDEVSAMLRACGIACTAEEVCTAAQAAAHVLAKQFERGACVAYIGMNGLRQALEVAGLMPIAMDDAAEAQRRVRAAVMGLDRAVTYPKLAWFCRHVERLGAYVLTNGDLRVPMEDGFVPGNGAIGKLVTATTGIEPYVAGKPNKAFVRFALQRFGASEAEAVLVGDNLATDIAAGRSAGVYTIWVGTGVTAAPAVDETGVVTPDARCDSVADLFR; encoded by the coding sequence ATGGATAGTCATCCAGCGTGGCGGGTGGCCCTGCTCGATTTGGACGGGACGCTGTGCCTGGGGACGCACGCGATTCCCGGCGCGCCCGCGTTTGTCGAGCGGCTGCGCAGGCGGGGGATGCAGCCCGTGTTTTTTACCAACAACGCGACGCGCACACCGGACGAGGTGTCCGCGATGCTGCGGGCCTGCGGCATTGCGTGTACGGCCGAAGAGGTGTGCACCGCGGCGCAGGCGGCCGCGCACGTACTTGCAAAGCAGTTCGAACGGGGGGCCTGTGTCGCGTACATCGGGATGAACGGGTTGCGGCAGGCGCTCGAGGTCGCCGGGTTGATGCCGATCGCGATGGACGACGCGGCCGAGGCGCAGCGTCGGGTCAGGGCTGCCGTGATGGGCCTGGACCGGGCGGTGACATACCCAAAGTTGGCGTGGTTTTGCCGGCATGTCGAGCGGCTTGGCGCGTATGTGTTGACGAACGGCGACCTGCGGGTGCCGATGGAGGATGGATTCGTGCCAGGCAACGGCGCGATCGGCAAGCTGGTCACGGCGACGACCGGCATCGAGCCATATGTGGCGGGCAAACCGAACAAAGCCTTCGTGCGGTTTGCCTTGCAGCGGTTTGGGGCGTCCGAAGCGGAGGCGGTGCTCGTCGGCGACAACCTGGCGACCGACATCGCCGCTGGGCGTTCGGCTGGCGTGTACACCATCTGGGTCGGCACGGGGGTGACGGCTGCGCCCGCGGTGGATGAGACGGGGGTTGTCACGCCGGATGCGCGGTGCGATTCGGTGGCGGACCTGTTTCGATAA
- the nrdR gene encoding transcriptional regulator NrdR, with protein MRCPYCEAENSRVLESRTSDDGTTIRRRRECANEACARRFTTYERVEQRPLMVIKKNADREAFSSEKLYRGLAKACEKRPISTEQLETVVNTIERELRLEYDREVPSSAIGERVMEALRKLDGVAYVRFASVYREFRDVATLAKEVLALLSETSDKQQEST; from the coding sequence ATGCGGTGCCCTTATTGCGAGGCAGAAAATTCACGCGTCCTGGAGTCGCGCACCAGTGATGACGGGACGACCATTCGCCGCCGCCGCGAGTGCGCGAACGAGGCTTGCGCGCGCCGCTTCACAACCTATGAACGGGTGGAGCAGCGGCCGCTCATGGTCATCAAGAAAAACGCCGACCGCGAAGCCTTTTCCAGCGAAAAACTCTATCGCGGGCTGGCCAAGGCCTGCGAGAAACGCCCGATTTCGACGGAGCAGCTGGAGACGGTGGTCAACACGATTGAGCGCGAGCTGCGGTTGGAATACGACCGCGAGGTGCCTTCCTCCGCGATCGGCGAGCGTGTGATGGAAGCGTTGCGAAAGCTGGACGGGGTCGCCTATGTGCGGTTTGCGAGCGTGTACAGGGAGTTCCGCGATGTAGCGACGCTGGCGAAAGAAGTGCTGGCATTGTTGAGTGAAACTTCTGACAAGCAGCAGGAAAGTACATAA
- a CDS encoding LAGLIDADG family homing endonuclease — MGQTVEQSMLPFTAEDWLGTTGERIVADRYLLKDVKKETLKVGALVVAVLDKKRAYHELARVVEIDEQASQVTVELKDGTREVLPVQQVDVLLETSPREMWRRVAKGAAAVTKHPELWEEKFYQLQSRWRYVPGGRINASLGTGMQTTSYNCFVIPSVGPTLRDYAESFGQTLEIQARSGGVGMNLSRIPPQGTLVPVASEPRTSQLHLVLDVWHADLPDFLETAYPHSTKVVRVTREFLRAVDEDAQWTFQFPETSVEGYDERWTGRLEDWIAEGLPVVEGETVSARALYDQMLQHGVLIVSDIVGSVVYPGDQRSTIASALGDMWERMLEGKRVSVVLSSLRPRYSYVRGVNGRSSGAYSWGLLYDKGNQVFGDGFGPVGVGEIMSVGCQLTLQGGSRRGALMLILNDRHADILKFIRCKQVDGVITGANISVGVSERFMEAKQNGEMWQLGFVPQGEVASFDGDFDRWLDEQRTFEVTEELPADQLWDELVTSAWKSAEPGVVFLGRANRMSNSYYFNPLVATNPCFHPDTRVATEFGLIRIEDLYQRVGRQSFKLVSDDRTWVASRVVNGRSYASVGTTVREGIVFPTGTKPTVRVVLENGMELKVTPDHRLLTRSGWKEAGLLTPEDVVYVQSGQGLFPARDALGEAWGWFLGWLTGDGWISTNGQVGLVFGQEDDEAVERLLAVGNQLSGSDAHVTTRPNGVRQITWKHKAFRERLLAFGVKPVRAHEKRVPEVIYQSTRQTVTAYLQALFSADGTVGDTDEWHRTVRLSSASKALLQDVQLLLLQFGIHSKVYDRPKRSQRKCTYVSKAGTETTYDAHAHYELVISGNNLDVFHQEIGFHLISRKQARLTKIARPSRSMEKFESAVQVVVPAEEVPVYDIHEPVTHSLIAQGMVAHNCGEQPLPANGICNLGAVVLSRFAAGFEDSGERIEFENPEKEAVIRGWLSKYFDEEKTDFLLHHVKWEELEETTRSGLRFQDAVIDATYYPFEANRINQMSERRVGLGIMGLHDLLLFCGMRYGSEESVHFIDVLMGMMAEWCYLESVELAKENGPFPAFDADKFLQSGYMRQMAAERPHVVEAIRAHGVRNVTTMTIAPTGTTGTMVGCSTGCEPYYAWSYFRNSRLGMFEENATIVQEYMDTHPGTTELPSYFQTAMELTPEDHVRVQGALQKWIDSSISKTCNAPNNYTVADTKRLYDLAYELGCKGITIYRDGSRSEQVLSLKEEESKAAGEQQPESGSVGQEGGAAAAAGQVAAAVQPVKKSSHVPYEKRKRPAVLYGATYRKDTPLGKAYITINDDPEEHVALEMFVNIGKAGSDVYASNEALGRAITLYLRDSRNPNKEAELVRHFSGIGGSNAVGFGSQRITSVPDAIAKALIEHSETFPLRKAAFSEWASTAEQSASAEPQASAGHTDAPQGLRSYTIGKDLCPNCHQHALVHTGGCYECEACGYSKC, encoded by the coding sequence ATGGGACAAACTGTCGAACAAAGCATGCTGCCATTTACGGCAGAAGATTGGCTGGGAACCACTGGAGAGCGCATTGTCGCTGACCGTTATCTGTTGAAAGACGTGAAAAAAGAGACCTTGAAGGTTGGAGCCCTGGTGGTGGCTGTGCTCGACAAGAAGCGGGCCTATCACGAACTCGCGCGGGTCGTCGAGATCGACGAGCAAGCCAGCCAGGTGACGGTTGAACTGAAGGATGGCACCCGGGAGGTGCTGCCGGTTCAGCAGGTCGACGTGCTGCTGGAGACGAGTCCGCGGGAGATGTGGCGCCGTGTGGCAAAGGGCGCAGCGGCCGTCACCAAGCATCCGGAACTGTGGGAGGAGAAGTTCTATCAGCTGCAGAGCCGGTGGCGTTATGTCCCCGGCGGGCGAATCAACGCGTCCCTCGGCACCGGGATGCAGACGACGAGCTACAACTGCTTCGTGATTCCAAGCGTCGGACCCACTTTGCGCGACTATGCCGAGTCGTTCGGTCAGACCCTGGAAATCCAGGCGCGTAGCGGCGGTGTCGGCATGAACCTGTCCCGCATCCCGCCACAAGGGACACTTGTGCCGGTGGCGAGCGAGCCCCGTACAAGCCAGCTGCATCTGGTGCTCGACGTGTGGCATGCGGACCTGCCGGATTTTCTGGAAACGGCGTATCCGCACAGCACCAAGGTGGTGCGCGTCACGCGCGAGTTTTTGCGCGCCGTGGATGAAGATGCACAGTGGACCTTCCAGTTCCCGGAGACCAGTGTCGAAGGGTACGATGAACGCTGGACGGGCCGGTTGGAAGACTGGATCGCCGAAGGGCTTCCCGTTGTCGAGGGCGAAACGGTGTCCGCTCGGGCGTTGTACGACCAGATGCTCCAGCACGGGGTGCTGATTGTTTCTGACATTGTCGGGAGCGTCGTCTATCCAGGCGACCAGCGCAGCACGATTGCGTCCGCGCTCGGAGACATGTGGGAGCGCATGTTAGAAGGAAAGCGGGTCTCGGTCGTCCTTTCGTCGCTGCGGCCTCGGTACAGCTACGTCCGCGGCGTGAATGGCCGAAGCTCAGGCGCATACTCCTGGGGCCTCTTGTACGACAAGGGCAATCAGGTGTTCGGTGATGGATTTGGACCTGTCGGCGTCGGTGAAATCATGAGCGTCGGATGTCAGTTGACACTGCAGGGCGGTTCGCGCCGCGGCGCACTGATGCTGATTCTCAACGACCGCCACGCGGATATTCTCAAGTTCATTCGCTGCAAGCAGGTGGATGGCGTCATCACCGGGGCGAATATCTCGGTGGGTGTATCGGAACGCTTCATGGAGGCTAAACAGAACGGCGAAATGTGGCAGCTGGGGTTTGTGCCGCAAGGCGAAGTGGCGTCCTTTGACGGCGATTTTGACCGGTGGCTGGACGAACAGCGCACCTTCGAAGTGACGGAGGAACTGCCAGCGGACCAGCTGTGGGACGAACTCGTAACTTCCGCGTGGAAATCGGCGGAGCCTGGTGTGGTGTTCCTGGGCCGTGCCAACCGGATGTCCAACTCCTACTACTTCAATCCGCTGGTGGCGACGAATCCATGCTTCCATCCAGACACGCGCGTGGCGACGGAATTCGGGTTGATTCGCATTGAAGATTTGTATCAACGCGTCGGAAGACAATCGTTCAAGCTGGTGTCCGACGACCGTACGTGGGTTGCGTCCCGCGTCGTGAACGGCCGGTCGTACGCTTCTGTCGGTACCACGGTGCGTGAAGGCATTGTGTTTCCGACGGGCACCAAACCGACGGTACGTGTTGTGCTCGAAAACGGGATGGAACTGAAGGTCACCCCGGACCACCGCTTGCTGACTCGGTCCGGCTGGAAGGAAGCCGGGTTGCTGACGCCGGAAGATGTCGTGTACGTGCAGTCCGGGCAAGGACTGTTCCCGGCACGCGACGCGCTCGGGGAAGCGTGGGGCTGGTTCTTGGGATGGCTGACCGGTGACGGGTGGATCTCGACCAATGGGCAGGTCGGCCTTGTCTTTGGGCAAGAGGATGATGAAGCGGTAGAACGACTGCTTGCCGTCGGCAACCAGTTGAGCGGATCAGACGCTCACGTGACCACGCGGCCCAATGGCGTCCGACAAATCACGTGGAAACACAAGGCGTTTCGCGAGCGACTGCTGGCGTTTGGGGTAAAGCCTGTCCGAGCGCATGAGAAACGGGTCCCAGAGGTCATTTATCAGTCCACAAGACAGACCGTCACAGCCTATCTGCAGGCGTTGTTCAGTGCAGATGGAACGGTCGGAGACACGGATGAGTGGCATCGGACCGTGCGTTTGTCATCTGCGTCCAAGGCGCTGCTCCAGGATGTACAGCTTCTGCTGCTGCAGTTCGGCATCCACAGCAAGGTGTACGACCGACCCAAGCGCAGCCAGCGCAAATGTACGTACGTATCGAAAGCTGGGACGGAAACGACGTACGATGCCCATGCGCACTATGAGCTCGTCATCAGCGGCAACAACCTGGACGTGTTTCACCAGGAGATTGGGTTCCACCTCATCTCCCGCAAGCAGGCCCGCCTGACGAAGATTGCACGTCCGTCAAGGAGCATGGAAAAGTTCGAAAGCGCGGTTCAGGTCGTCGTTCCGGCGGAAGAAGTCCCTGTGTACGACATCCATGAGCCGGTCACCCACTCCCTCATCGCACAGGGCATGGTGGCGCATAACTGCGGTGAGCAGCCACTGCCGGCGAACGGCATCTGCAACCTTGGCGCCGTGGTGCTGAGCCGGTTCGCGGCTGGGTTCGAGGATTCCGGGGAGCGCATCGAGTTTGAGAATCCAGAGAAGGAAGCCGTCATTCGCGGCTGGCTGTCCAAGTACTTCGATGAGGAAAAGACAGACTTCCTCCTGCATCACGTGAAGTGGGAGGAGCTTGAAGAGACCACGCGCAGCGGACTGCGCTTCCAGGACGCGGTCATTGACGCGACCTACTATCCGTTTGAAGCCAACCGCATCAACCAGATGTCCGAGCGGCGCGTGGGCCTTGGCATCATGGGACTGCACGACCTGCTCTTGTTCTGCGGCATGCGCTATGGATCGGAGGAATCGGTGCACTTCATCGACGTGCTGATGGGGATGATGGCCGAATGGTGCTATCTGGAGTCTGTGGAGCTGGCCAAGGAAAACGGTCCGTTTCCGGCCTTTGACGCAGACAAGTTTCTGCAGTCCGGCTATATGCGCCAAATGGCGGCCGAACGCCCACATGTGGTGGAAGCGATTCGGGCGCACGGCGTGCGCAACGTGACCACCATGACCATTGCGCCCACGGGCACCACCGGCACCATGGTGGGGTGTTCGACGGGCTGTGAGCCGTACTACGCCTGGTCGTACTTCCGCAACTCCCGGCTTGGCATGTTTGAGGAAAATGCGACGATTGTCCAGGAGTACATGGATACGCATCCGGGCACCACGGAGCTGCCGTCGTACTTCCAAACCGCGATGGAACTCACGCCGGAAGATCACGTCCGTGTCCAGGGCGCCCTGCAGAAATGGATCGACAGCTCGATTTCGAAGACGTGTAACGCCCCGAACAACTACACGGTGGCGGATACGAAGCGGCTGTACGATTTGGCCTACGAACTGGGCTGCAAGGGCATCACGATTTATCGCGACGGGTCGCGCAGTGAGCAGGTTCTGTCCTTGAAAGAAGAGGAATCGAAAGCTGCGGGTGAGCAGCAGCCGGAGTCTGGGTCTGTTGGGCAGGAAGGCGGGGCGGCCGCAGCAGCAGGGCAGGTTGCTGCCGCGGTCCAACCGGTGAAGAAGTCCAGCCATGTGCCGTATGAAAAACGCAAGCGGCCAGCGGTTCTGTACGGCGCGACCTACCGCAAGGACACGCCGCTTGGGAAGGCATACATCACAATTAACGACGACCCGGAAGAGCATGTCGCGCTGGAGATGTTCGTGAACATCGGGAAGGCCGGCAGTGACGTGTACGCTTCCAACGAGGCGCTGGGCCGCGCCATTACGCTGTACTTGCGCGATTCCCGGAATCCCAACAAGGAAGCGGAGCTGGTGCGTCACTTCTCGGGGATTGGCGGGTCCAATGCCGTCGGTTTCGGGAGCCAGCGGATTACCTCTGTGCCCGACGCCATCGCCAAGGCCCTGATTGAACACTCCGAGACCTTCCCGCTTCGCAAAGCTGCGTTCTCCGAGTGGGCGTCCACGGCGGAACAGAGCGCATCTGCGGAACCGCAAGCCAGTGCCGGACACACCGATGCACCGCAGGGTTTGCGTTCGTACACCATCGGCAAGGACTTGTGCCCAAACTGCCATCAGCATGCGCTCGTCCACACGGGTGGCTGCTACGAGTGTGAGGCGTGCGGGTACAGCAAGTGTTAG
- a CDS encoding CBO0543 family protein translates to MHIVIAICALLLAWQRGDWRHIAAYHKTILYVAVATLLYEFITRDYAMWDFQPDRLLPTHTLTDLLYVFISQPCAVLVYLSNYPRQPMQQAIHMLKWIAIFLALEWVELRMGRIRYAHGWDIGWSLLFDCIMFPMIRLHHRKPQWAYPLSVVIVVFFLWKFHVPLP, encoded by the coding sequence ATGCACATCGTCATCGCCATTTGCGCACTTCTGCTCGCCTGGCAAAGGGGAGACTGGAGACACATCGCCGCCTACCACAAGACCATCCTCTACGTTGCGGTGGCGACCCTCCTTTATGAGTTCATCACAAGGGACTATGCGATGTGGGACTTCCAGCCGGACAGGCTGTTGCCGACCCACACACTCACGGACCTTCTCTATGTATTCATCAGTCAACCCTGCGCCGTCTTGGTGTACCTGTCCAATTACCCGCGCCAACCGATGCAGCAGGCTATCCATATGCTGAAGTGGATCGCGATTTTCCTCGCCTTGGAATGGGTTGAGCTTCGCATGGGCAGAATTCGCTACGCCCACGGGTGGGACATCGGTTGGAGCCTGCTCTTTGACTGCATCATGTTTCCGATGATTCGCCTGCACCACAGAAAGCCGCAGTGGGCTTATCCCCTGTCAGTGGTCATTGTGGTGTTTTTTCTTTGGAAGTTTCACGTACCGCTGCCCTAA
- a CDS encoding sugar porter family MFS transporter translates to MGSDDHDRLDVQRGEDGIHIGFVTLVSIVAAVGGLLFGYDTSVISGAIGFMQALFHLSNFMKGWAVSCLTVGAVLGAAAAGSLSDRFGRKKMLIVAGILFSVGSIGSALSNHMGWFVTARIVGGAGIGVSSTLVPIYIAEIAPAHLRGRLVSLNQLAVVIGISAIYFVNRWVAGAGSPRWDVTTSWRWMLGLGIIPGIVFMGLLLTVPESPRWLLKQGAANRAFAILERLNGAREAKVRMEEMKRSIQSETGRLGVLLQPGFRAALVIGIVLGVLQQVTGINAIMYYAPSIFQQTGAGTNAQLTETIIVGLDNLVFTILSLWLIDKVGRKALLLTGAFVMTISLVVVGALFQTGNTSSPLILVFILVFVAAFAISFGPVVWLVIAEIFPTRIRGRATAIASVALWAADYLVSQTFPVLLGSAGPSMTFWMFGLMSIVAFLFTLLVVPETKERTLEEIEQHWGRRHTSSP, encoded by the coding sequence GTGGGTTCGGATGACCATGACCGTCTCGATGTGCAGCGCGGGGAGGACGGCATCCACATTGGCTTTGTCACCCTCGTATCCATCGTGGCGGCTGTCGGCGGGTTGTTGTTCGGGTATGATACATCTGTTATCTCCGGTGCCATCGGGTTCATGCAAGCCCTCTTTCATTTGAGCAACTTCATGAAGGGCTGGGCGGTCTCGTGCTTGACCGTGGGCGCGGTGCTCGGCGCAGCGGCGGCTGGGTCGTTGAGTGACCGCTTCGGCCGCAAGAAGATGCTGATTGTTGCGGGTATCCTGTTCTCTGTGGGTTCCATCGGATCGGCGCTGTCGAACCACATGGGGTGGTTCGTCACCGCGCGCATCGTGGGCGGCGCCGGCATCGGCGTGTCGTCTACGCTGGTGCCGATTTATATCGCCGAGATCGCGCCGGCACACCTGAGGGGACGGCTGGTGTCGCTCAACCAACTGGCGGTCGTCATCGGCATCTCCGCGATTTACTTCGTCAACCGCTGGGTTGCGGGCGCGGGTTCGCCGCGTTGGGACGTGACCACCAGCTGGCGCTGGATGCTGGGGCTTGGCATCATTCCGGGAATCGTGTTCATGGGCCTGCTCCTGACGGTGCCGGAGAGTCCCAGATGGCTGTTGAAGCAGGGGGCAGCGAACCGCGCGTTCGCCATCCTGGAGCGGTTGAACGGGGCCCGTGAAGCGAAAGTACGGATGGAGGAGATGAAGCGGTCGATTCAAAGCGAAACCGGGCGCTTGGGGGTCTTGCTGCAACCCGGGTTTCGCGCGGCGCTCGTGATTGGGATTGTGCTGGGCGTGCTGCAGCAGGTGACCGGCATCAATGCCATTATGTACTACGCGCCGTCCATCTTCCAACAGACCGGCGCCGGAACGAACGCGCAACTCACGGAGACCATCATCGTCGGGCTCGACAACCTGGTCTTCACCATTCTTTCGCTGTGGCTGATTGACAAAGTGGGCCGCAAAGCGCTGTTGTTGACCGGCGCATTCGTCATGACCATCAGCCTCGTCGTCGTGGGCGCGCTGTTTCAAACCGGTAACACGTCGAGTCCGCTCATTTTGGTCTTCATCCTGGTGTTTGTAGCTGCGTTTGCGATCTCGTTTGGACCCGTGGTCTGGCTGGTCATCGCGGAAATTTTCCCTACCCGCATTCGCGGCCGCGCCACGGCGATTGCCTCTGTGGCCCTGTGGGCTGCCGACTACCTCGTTTCACAGACCTTTCCGGTCCTGCTTGGCAGCGCTGGCCCGTCGATGACCTTTTGGATGTTCGGGTTGATGTCGATTGTGGCGTTTTTGTTCACCCTGCTGGTCGTTCCGGAAACCAAAGAGCGGACCTTGGAGGAAATTGAGCAGCACTGGGGCCGCCGCCACACTTCTTCGCCGTAG
- the gnd gene encoding phosphogluconate dehydrogenase (NAD(+)-dependent, decarboxylating), protein MHIGMIGLGKMGLNLALNMTDHGHQVTAFDVSEDAMARYQAEGGEVAASITALVERIPSPHIVWVMVPYQFVDSVLSELRSALSPGDIVIEAGNSRFQDSMRRAEAFRQEQMFFFDVGTSGGMEGARRGACYMIGGDEDQFSVIEPLFRDTAVPNGYAYLGPSGSGHFVKMVHNGIEYGMMAAIGEGFEILENSQFDLDYVQVARVWANGSVIRGWLMDLALNAFTKDPKLASIRGVMHASGEGLWTVEEALRTQTPAPVIALSLMMRNRSLQEDTFTGKVVAALRNEFGGHAVERKGE, encoded by the coding sequence ATGCACATCGGGATGATTGGACTGGGCAAGATGGGGTTGAACCTCGCGTTGAATATGACCGATCACGGTCATCAGGTCACCGCCTTTGATGTCAGCGAGGACGCGATGGCGCGTTACCAGGCCGAAGGCGGGGAGGTGGCAGCGTCCATCACCGCACTGGTCGAACGGATTCCGTCGCCGCACATCGTGTGGGTGATGGTGCCCTATCAGTTTGTCGACAGCGTGCTGTCGGAACTCCGGTCGGCCCTGTCGCCTGGCGACATTGTGATTGAAGCGGGCAACTCCAGGTTCCAGGACAGCATGCGGCGGGCCGAAGCGTTTCGGCAGGAGCAGATGTTCTTCTTCGATGTCGGCACCTCCGGCGGGATGGAGGGGGCGCGCCGCGGCGCATGCTATATGATTGGCGGAGATGAGGACCAGTTTTCGGTGATTGAACCGCTGTTTCGCGACACGGCCGTGCCGAACGGCTACGCGTATCTGGGTCCGTCGGGCAGCGGACACTTTGTGAAGATGGTGCACAACGGTATTGAGTACGGGATGATGGCGGCGATTGGCGAGGGATTTGAGATTCTGGAGAACAGTCAATTTGACCTTGACTACGTCCAGGTGGCCCGTGTGTGGGCGAACGGCTCTGTCATCCGCGGCTGGTTGATGGACTTGGCCTTGAATGCCTTTACGAAAGACCCGAAGCTGGCGTCGATTCGCGGTGTAATGCACGCATCCGGCGAAGGGTTGTGGACGGTGGAAGAAGCGCTGCGCACGCAAACGCCTGCGCCTGTGATTGCGTTGTCCCTGATGATGCGCAACCGCTCGCTGCAGGAAGATACCTTTACGGGGAAAGTGGTCGCGGCGCTTCGCAATGAATTTGGCGGACACGCTGTGGAGCGCAAGGGAGAATAG
- the zwf gene encoding glucose-6-phosphate dehydrogenase: MDDQTFILFGASGDLAKRKVLPALYNLHRDGKMPRRFTVIGASRRPYSREAFQGLVMDALHQYSRHPVDSDETTAEFLDRFHYVPFDAGNADDYTALKGYLEDLEARAHLPQNRLFYLAMAPDFFGTIAVQLQASGLTSGTGWKRLVIEKPFGHDYRSAAELNRQVSAAFDEREVFRIDHYLGKEMVQNIEIIRFANSIFEPLWNNRFISNVQITSSEVVGVEDRAAYYEKAGALRDMVQNHMMQMLMLIAMEPPSRLNTEAIRDEKVKVLRSLRRYDEAKIAQNVVRGQYLSGRVGGQEVVGYLNEPGVAPTSTTETFVAAKLYVDNFRWAGVPFYIRTGKRMKEKMTKIVVQFESIPDKLFFNKDSSLAPNLLTIHVNPVQGMELSINVEQEESGRVEPSEIDFTRESRNSPEAYERLIEDAMTDDPTFFTRWDEVSLAWKWVDPISEAFQQHQPLYPYIAGSTGPAAADELIRADGFRWWNG; encoded by the coding sequence ATGGACGATCAAACGTTTATTTTGTTCGGGGCGAGCGGGGACTTAGCGAAGCGGAAGGTCCTGCCCGCTTTATACAACCTGCATCGGGACGGCAAGATGCCGCGCAGGTTCACCGTGATTGGCGCCTCCAGGCGCCCGTACTCGCGCGAAGCCTTTCAGGGGTTGGTCATGGATGCCCTGCATCAATACTCGCGTCATCCGGTCGATTCCGATGAAACCACGGCCGAATTTCTGGACAGATTCCACTACGTTCCGTTTGACGCGGGCAACGCAGACGATTACACAGCGTTGAAGGGATACCTGGAGGACCTCGAAGCACGCGCCCATCTGCCCCAGAACCGCCTCTTCTACCTGGCGATGGCGCCGGACTTCTTCGGCACCATTGCGGTTCAGCTCCAGGCGTCGGGATTGACCAGCGGGACGGGATGGAAGCGGCTGGTCATTGAAAAACCGTTCGGGCACGATTACCGCTCTGCCGCGGAGTTGAACCGTCAGGTGTCCGCGGCCTTTGACGAGCGTGAGGTGTTTCGCATTGACCACTACCTGGGCAAGGAGATGGTGCAGAACATCGAGATCATTCGATTCGCGAACTCGATTTTCGAGCCGTTGTGGAACAACCGATTCATCTCGAATGTGCAAATTACCTCCAGTGAAGTGGTCGGTGTGGAAGACCGCGCGGCGTATTATGAAAAGGCCGGGGCTTTGCGGGACATGGTGCAAAACCATATGATGCAGATGTTGATGCTGATCGCGATGGAGCCGCCCAGCCGGCTGAATACGGAGGCGATTCGCGACGAAAAGGTGAAAGTCCTGCGTTCTTTGCGGCGGTATGACGAGGCGAAGATTGCCCAAAACGTCGTGCGCGGGCAGTATCTTTCCGGCAGGGTCGGCGGCCAGGAGGTGGTGGGGTATCTGAACGAACCGGGTGTGGCGCCCACTTCCACGACGGAGACGTTCGTGGCGGCGAAGTTGTATGTGGACAACTTCCGGTGGGCGGGGGTCCCGTTCTACATTCGCACAGGCAAGCGGATGAAGGAAAAGATGACGAAGATTGTGGTGCAGTTCGAATCCATCCCGGACAAGCTCTTCTTTAACAAGGACAGCAGCCTGGCACCCAATTTGTTGACGATTCATGTCAATCCGGTGCAGGGGATGGAACTCTCCATCAATGTTGAGCAGGAAGAGAGCGGACGGGTGGAACCGAGCGAAATTGATTTTACGCGCGAGTCCCGCAATTCGCCGGAGGCTTACGAACGCTTGATTGAAGACGCCATGACGGACGATCCGACCTTTTTTACACGCTGGGACGAGGTGTCGCTGGCGTGGAAGTGGGTCGATCCGATTTCTGAGGCATTTCAACAGCATCAGCCGCTGTATCCTTATATCGCAGGTTCGACCGGCCCGGCAGCCGCTGACGAACTAATTCGGGCGGATGGTTTTCGATGGTGGAACGGATGA